The Caldilineales bacterium genome has a segment encoding these proteins:
- a CDS encoding SDR family oxidoreductase: MTQSNLAGKWALILGASSGFGGATSRALARKGMNIFGVHLDMKQTMPRVEALIADIEATGSQAIFFNMNASNEVKRDKAIVRMGEVLAASEQPTIWLMMHSLAFGTLKPFIADDPADAMDPASMNMTLDVMAHSLVYWTQALVRANLLGRGSRIWSMTSEGSHRVILGYGAVSAAKSALESHTRVLAQELAGRGILVNCIQAGVTDTPALRAIPGNEQIVAGALKRHPDRRLTTPEDVANTIAALADPSISWISGSVVFVDGGEDSVA, translated from the coding sequence ATGACTCAAAGCAACCTCGCCGGCAAATGGGCGCTGATCCTGGGCGCATCCAGCGGCTTTGGCGGCGCCACCTCGCGCGCCCTGGCCCGCAAAGGCATGAACATCTTCGGCGTCCACCTGGACATGAAACAAACGATGCCCCGCGTCGAAGCCCTCATCGCCGACATCGAAGCCACGGGCAGCCAGGCCATCTTCTTCAACATGAACGCCTCGAACGAGGTCAAGCGCGACAAGGCCATCGTCAGGATGGGCGAGGTGTTGGCCGCCTCCGAGCAGCCCACCATCTGGCTGATGATGCACTCGCTGGCCTTTGGCACCCTCAAGCCCTTCATCGCCGACGACCCGGCAGATGCCATGGACCCCGCCTCGATGAACATGACCCTGGATGTGATGGCGCACTCGCTGGTCTACTGGACGCAGGCGCTGGTGCGGGCCAATCTGCTGGGCCGCGGCAGCCGCATCTGGTCGATGACCTCGGAAGGCTCGCATCGCGTCATCCTCGGCTATGGCGCCGTTTCGGCGGCCAAGTCGGCGCTGGAATCGCACACCCGTGTGCTGGCCCAGGAACTGGCCGGGCGCGGCATCCTGGTCAACTGCATCCAGGCCGGCGTCACCGACACCCCGGCCTTGCGCGCCATCCCCGGCAACGAACAGATCGTCGCAGGAGCGCTGAAACGCCATCCTGACCGGCGTCTGACCACGCCCGAAGATGTGGCCAACACCATCGCCGCCCTTGCCGACCCCAGCATCAGCTGGATCTCGGGCAGCGTGGTCTTCGTCGATGGCGGCGAGGACAGCGTCGCCTGA